Proteins found in one Synergistes jonesii genomic segment:
- the dnaA gene encoding chromosomal replication initiator protein DnaA, with the protein MDLDIIWKEFYKYCVDKIGSEDKSIEIYLQTCMPVSLEEGVLALDVPTPFGEDQIRARYLDKMKRLFAETGFGSDIKLVVSSENQNLQPHRERVETPRRADEGASKNGLNPNYVFSTFVVGKSNRLPHAASLAVAESPGNTYNPFFIWGKVGLGKTHLMHAIGHHIAVANPITKMLYVSAEKFTNDLISAIRNGSSDGFRTRYRDLDVLMVDDVQFIAGKEQTQEEFFNTFNTLHNAKKQIIISADKPPKDIEGIADRLVSRFEWGLVTDIQPPDLETRVAILQKKAELKNYMNIPEDVIMFIAQNIPSNIRELEGSLNRIVACSDLNHEPINIENASIWLKDLIKEHPTGAVTIGLIQQLTAEAFGFSVEELLSKKRTADLALARQAAMYVARMKTNEPLIQIAYAFNKKDHTVVIYACNKIAELIKTDLRIRSFVDNIVNKL; encoded by the coding sequence ATGGATTTGGACATAATCTGGAAGGAATTCTATAAGTACTGCGTCGATAAAATCGGAAGCGAGGACAAAAGCATAGAAATATATCTTCAGACATGCATGCCCGTCTCCCTTGAAGAGGGGGTCCTCGCCCTTGACGTTCCAACTCCTTTTGGTGAAGACCAGATCAGAGCGCGCTATTTGGATAAAATGAAAAGGCTTTTCGCGGAGACCGGCTTCGGCAGCGACATAAAGCTCGTCGTTTCGTCGGAAAACCAGAACCTTCAGCCTCACAGAGAAAGGGTCGAAACGCCGCGCAGGGCCGACGAAGGCGCATCCAAAAACGGGCTGAACCCCAACTACGTGTTTTCTACGTTCGTCGTCGGGAAGTCGAACAGGCTGCCTCACGCGGCGAGCCTCGCTGTAGCGGAATCTCCGGGCAACACCTACAACCCCTTCTTCATATGGGGAAAGGTGGGACTCGGAAAGACTCATCTGATGCACGCGATCGGACACCACATCGCAGTCGCCAATCCAATCACTAAGATGCTCTACGTCAGCGCGGAAAAGTTCACGAACGACCTCATATCGGCGATCAGAAACGGCTCAAGCGACGGCTTCCGCACGCGCTACCGCGATCTCGACGTGCTGATGGTGGACGACGTTCAGTTCATAGCCGGAAAGGAGCAGACGCAGGAAGAATTTTTCAACACCTTCAACACTCTGCACAACGCTAAAAAGCAGATAATCATCAGCGCCGACAAGCCGCCTAAGGATATAGAGGGCATAGCCGACAGGCTCGTCTCGCGCTTCGAATGGGGCCTCGTGACAGACATTCAGCCGCCCGACCTGGAAACGCGCGTCGCGATCCTTCAGAAAAAGGCCGAGCTGAAAAACTATATGAACATCCCGGAAGACGTCATCATGTTCATCGCCCAGAACATCCCGAGCAACATAAGGGAGCTCGAGGGCTCGCTCAACAGGATAGTCGCGTGTTCGGACCTCAACCATGAGCCGATAAACATCGAAAATGCGAGCATATGGCTGAAGGACCTGATAAAAGAACATCCGACGGGAGCTGTGACTATCGGGCTGATACAGCAGCTGACCGCCGAGGCTTTCGGCTTCTCCGTAGAAGAGCTGCTGTCGAAAAAGAGGACCGCGGACTTGGCGCTCGCAAGACAGGCCGCGATGTATGTCGCGCGCATGAAGACGAACGAGCCTCTGATTCAGATAGCTTACGCGTTCAATAAAAAGGATCACACAGTCGTGATTTACGCATGCAATAAAATAGCGGAGCTTATAAAGACGGACTTGAGGATACGCTCGTTTGTGGATAATATTGTGAATAAGTTATGA
- a CDS encoding chromate transporter encodes MSLLELFLFFFKISSVTFGGGIVILGIVQLEQEKRRDIDGEAFADMVSLAASVPGPIAVSIAWLMGRHYKGLAGSLAAVAGAILPPFLIILILSPYIIKYSNEPAVRGFFAGVLAGTGAIISVVIFDNVKGALWGKWWNLAPYLFVVSMIGVFHLHPLLVMAAVIALQYLRGRIYAG; translated from the coding sequence ATGAGTCTGCTGGAACTTTTTCTCTTCTTTTTCAAAATAAGCTCCGTTACTTTCGGCGGCGGCATAGTGATACTCGGCATCGTGCAGCTTGAGCAGGAAAAGCGCCGCGACATCGACGGCGAGGCCTTCGCGGATATGGTGAGCCTTGCCGCCTCGGTGCCCGGGCCTATAGCCGTCTCCATCGCATGGCTGATGGGACGCCACTACAAAGGGCTCGCGGGAAGCCTGGCCGCCGTCGCCGGCGCTATCCTGCCTCCTTTTTTGATAATACTTATTCTTTCTCCCTATATAATCAAATATTCGAACGAGCCCGCGGTGAGGGGCTTTTTTGCCGGCGTCCTCGCCGGCACCGGCGCGATCATCTCGGTCGTGATATTCGATAACGTCAAAGGCGCGCTTTGGGGAAAATGGTGGAACCTTGCGCCATATCTGTTCGTGGTCTCAATGATCGGGGTATTCCATCTGCATCCGCTGCTCGTGATGGCGGCGGTGATCGCGCTGCAGTACCTCCGCGGGAGAATATATGCGGGATGA
- a CDS encoding chromate transporter, with translation MTKIIELVWAFAQIGITAFGGGLSTLPLIEYQLVTKNSWLDAAGFGKLVAVSQMTPGPIAVNAATFAGYIEAGFAGSAAATLAIVAAPLLALSAVLLVLKRVSPEGSKKFKLMLRPIVAGLLTLSIVSPFMTTWNNGVTAVALFAAGIALLRRCRFFKEYPVAMLAIFGILGAIFMR, from the coding sequence ATGACGAAGATAATAGAGCTGGTATGGGCGTTCGCACAGATTGGGATAACGGCGTTTGGAGGAGGCCTCTCGACGCTGCCCCTCATCGAATATCAGCTCGTGACGAAGAACAGCTGGCTCGACGCGGCGGGCTTCGGCAAGCTGGTCGCCGTATCGCAGATGACGCCGGGACCGATCGCGGTGAACGCCGCGACCTTCGCCGGCTACATCGAAGCCGGCTTCGCCGGATCGGCGGCGGCGACGCTTGCTATTGTTGCGGCGCCGCTGCTCGCGCTGTCGGCCGTCCTTCTCGTATTGAAACGGGTGAGCCCCGAGGGGAGCAAAAAGTTCAAGCTTATGCTGCGTCCGATCGTAGCCGGACTCCTGACCCTTTCGATAGTCTCGCCCTTCATGACTACCTGGAACAACGGCGTAACGGCGGTGGCCCTATTTGCCGCCGGAATAGCGCTTCTCAGGCGCTGTCGCTTTTTTAAAGAATATCCGGTGGCGATGCTTGCAATTTTCGGAATTTTAGGCGCAATTTTTATGAGGTGA
- the dctP gene encoding TRAP transporter substrate-binding protein DctP, which yields MKKFALMLTVMFLFAAAVSPATAAPIVFRFAGQSPPEHMATKTMEAMAKEIKEGTNGRVEVKVYPASQLGNYTLVMEEMIRGTIDMACMSLATDFDPRLEIIYTNGFVTGYDSAKKALVPGAWLPNKLNAFLNEVGVHLLGSYVEGFIGIGSSKAVKDPLDPKVDKGVLTRVPNMVVYTAGAKAMGYRPITIPYPDVYQSMQTGVCDAVDGYPTAAAYTILGDVLKYWYATNYSMEYLGYMISDKSWKKLSPEDQKVFQEVCRKYTLKSIDNAKSEDDKYMALMEKKGIKVFKYSEEELKPIKEACVSTWEAVGKAGTGVELMKEFKKELGNL from the coding sequence GTGAAGAAATTCGCACTTATGTTGACGGTAATGTTTTTGTTCGCAGCGGCGGTCAGCCCCGCAACTGCGGCTCCGATAGTGTTCCGCTTCGCCGGACAGTCGCCGCCGGAACATATGGCGACCAAGACAATGGAAGCGATGGCGAAGGAAATCAAAGAAGGAACGAACGGCCGCGTGGAAGTAAAGGTCTATCCGGCAAGCCAGCTCGGTAATTATACGCTCGTCATGGAAGAGATGATTCGCGGAACTATCGACATGGCCTGCATGTCCCTGGCGACTGACTTCGACCCGCGCCTCGAGATAATCTATACGAACGGCTTCGTTACGGGTTACGACTCGGCGAAGAAGGCCCTAGTCCCCGGCGCCTGGCTTCCGAACAAGCTGAACGCCTTCCTCAACGAGGTCGGCGTGCACCTTCTCGGCTCATATGTCGAGGGCTTCATCGGGATAGGCTCGTCCAAGGCGGTCAAAGACCCCCTCGATCCGAAAGTCGACAAGGGCGTGCTGACCCGCGTTCCGAACATGGTCGTCTACACGGCCGGAGCCAAGGCTATGGGCTACCGCCCGATCACCATCCCCTATCCCGACGTCTATCAGTCGATGCAGACCGGCGTATGCGACGCCGTCGACGGTTACCCGACGGCCGCGGCCTACACGATTCTCGGCGACGTGCTGAAGTATTGGTACGCGACGAACTATTCGATGGAGTATCTGGGATACATGATCAGCGACAAGTCGTGGAAGAAGCTTTCGCCGGAAGATCAGAAGGTTTTCCAGGAGGTATGCAGGAAGTATACGCTGAAGTCGATAGACAACGCGAAGTCTGAAGACGACAAATATATGGCGCTGATGGAGAAGAAGGGCATCAAGGTCTTCAAGTACAGCGAAGAGGAACTCAAGCCGATCAAAGAAGCCTGCGTCTCGACATGGGAAGCGGTCGGCAAGGCCGGCACCGGCGTGGAGCTCATGAAGGAATTCAAGAAGGAGCTCGGCAATCTGTAA
- a CDS encoding TRAP transporter small permease: MSAEEVKTGQPPVVEEDDYQSSVRKPKCLFDKITVSFYSIVCFVMSMLLTVIISAATLMRYIFEMDLYGYEEWIKIFAFWLYFMGAGYGAFAGTHVCADLVQSYLREGFLKRLLLFIKCVVTLGVTLLFTSYGWDYLKFGFLGPLGTGVAIPRTVAWRIPLWTAYLSIFLGLASMCYYFMWDLIRAGKALFTGGKN, encoded by the coding sequence ATGTCAGCAGAAGAGGTAAAAACAGGACAGCCTCCGGTCGTCGAAGAAGACGATTACCAGTCGAGCGTGAGAAAGCCGAAGTGTTTGTTCGACAAGATCACGGTCAGCTTCTATTCGATCGTTTGCTTTGTAATGTCCATGCTCCTCACGGTAATCATCAGCGCCGCTACGCTGATGCGCTATATCTTTGAAATGGACCTCTACGGATACGAAGAGTGGATCAAGATATTCGCGTTCTGGCTCTACTTTATGGGAGCCGGCTACGGCGCCTTTGCGGGTACGCACGTCTGCGCGGACCTCGTTCAGTCGTATTTAAGAGAAGGCTTTTTAAAGAGGCTGCTTCTTTTTATCAAATGCGTCGTTACCCTCGGAGTTACGCTGCTCTTCACAAGTTACGGCTGGGATTATCTTAAATTTGGTTTCCTCGGCCCTTTAGGCACAGGCGTGGCGATCCCGCGCACGGTTGCATGGAGGATCCCGCTCTGGACCGCTTATCTCTCGATTTTCCTCGGCCTCGCGTCGATGTGCTACTACTTTATGTGGGATCTGATCAGGGCCGGAAAGGCGCTGTTCACGGGAGGTAAGAACTAA
- a CDS encoding TRAP transporter large permease — MIYVALVILIVTLVIGVPVPVSFMASCAWLIFFGGPDMSGYQATQLLPYGFTQMNSVSLIAIAMFILAGGIMERGRIAEKLIDMVDVFVGHIRGGLGIVGTVSCAVFGSICGAACATLSCIGAIMFPRFKQGGYPMGHACALMANAALLGLLIPPNATLIIFAWISGISVLACFLSTIGPGIVTTILLSLLNVWMLRDNKQVFVATKRTGAERWKMFRDRGRLAIPALFMPVMVLGGIYGGIMTTTEASALAVLYCIPIGLYVYKGLNWRTLYSIVVESAITTGVIMVMLYSVSMLSRLYILEDLPGKVLYLFYSISTNKWVIMFMINVFLVLMGMLMDDISVVVLTTPILLPIITELGINPVHYAAVVGVNTALGCITPPAAPTLYLSGRVGGAPINEIMGPAIKFMVFCWIPVLLVTAYIPKLVLFLPHIILDVPW, encoded by the coding sequence ATGATCTATGTAGCTCTTGTAATACTCATCGTCACACTTGTAATAGGCGTTCCGGTCCCCGTCAGCTTCATGGCCTCCTGCGCGTGGCTGATATTCTTCGGCGGCCCCGATATGTCCGGCTACCAGGCCACGCAGCTGCTGCCGTACGGCTTCACTCAGATGAACTCCGTCTCGCTCATCGCCATCGCGATGTTCATCCTTGCCGGCGGCATCATGGAGCGCGGGCGCATAGCCGAAAAGCTGATCGACATGGTCGACGTCTTTGTCGGCCACATCCGCGGAGGGCTCGGCATCGTCGGCACCGTTTCATGCGCGGTATTCGGATCGATCTGCGGCGCCGCCTGCGCGACGCTCTCCTGCATAGGCGCGATCATGTTCCCGCGCTTCAAGCAGGGAGGCTACCCTATGGGGCACGCCTGTGCGCTGATGGCCAACGCCGCCCTGCTCGGCCTCCTCATACCGCCTAACGCTACGCTCATCATCTTCGCGTGGATAAGCGGCATCTCCGTCCTCGCCTGTTTCCTCTCGACGATAGGCCCGGGCATCGTCACGACGATACTCCTTTCGCTGCTCAACGTCTGGATGCTCCGCGACAACAAACAGGTCTTCGTCGCGACGAAGCGCACGGGCGCGGAGCGCTGGAAGATGTTCCGCGATCGCGGGCGGCTGGCGATACCGGCGCTCTTCATGCCCGTCATGGTCTTGGGCGGCATCTACGGAGGCATCATGACGACCACCGAAGCTTCGGCGCTCGCCGTCCTCTACTGTATCCCCATAGGGCTTTACGTCTACAAGGGGCTCAACTGGAGGACGCTCTATTCGATAGTCGTCGAAAGCGCCATCACGACGGGCGTCATCATGGTAATGCTCTACTCCGTTTCGATGCTCTCCCGCCTCTACATACTGGAAGACCTTCCCGGAAAGGTGCTCTACCTCTTCTATTCGATCTCGACGAATAAATGGGTGATCATGTTCATGATCAACGTCTTCCTCGTCCTGATGGGAATGCTGATGGACGACATCAGCGTCGTCGTGCTCACTACGCCGATACTGTTGCCGATCATCACGGAGCTGGGAATCAACCCGGTACACTACGCCGCGGTCGTCGGAGTAAACACGGCGCTCGGCTGCATCACGCCTCCGGCGGCTCCGACCCTCTACCTGTCAGGCCGGGTCGGCGGCGCGCCTATCAATGAGATAATGGGGCCGGCCATCAAATTCATGGTTTTTTGCTGGATTCCCGTCCTTCTCGTTACAGCCTACATCCCGAAGCTCGTCCTCTTCCTGCCGCACATCATACTCGATGTGCCATGGTGA